GGCTCCTCCTCCGTACACCCCACGCGCAACCAAGCCGCCACCACCGTCGTCTCCAAGGAGCGGTGGTGGCGGGTGCGTTAGGGTGGTGACTAACTTTGGGAACAAACCTCCTGTTCGTGTCGTGGGATTCAATTGTCTTGACAGGGACAGGCGCAGCAGCGTTCCGACTCTTGCTTAAGAGATGATTAAAGTGCAAATATATAACAGAgattggatttaaaaaaaaacaattaaaaagagAGGTTTAGGATTGGTAATGATGTTGGATCATGTTGGTTTTTTTGGTGAAAATGTGCAAATATGTTGAAAATTTGGGTAATTTAAAAAAGGGctgtaatataaaatttaggaTTTTGGGTCCTATTTGGGAATTTTTGTAAGTAAAAAAGGGAAGACAGAAAGGGTTTGTGAGTGGTTGGTATCATTAGTAATAAGAGCATTAGTTCCTTATTGTAACAAAAGGAAAGAGTTTTGAAATGTGAAGATATCATTTCTATATGTTGTCTCTTTTGTACATATGTAAATTTCAAAGGAATTGAATATTTTCGAGTCTCATTTACTCCCTATTTTGTGACATACATTAGTGAATTAATGGTGCACTTTCATTTAAATGAAGTAATGAATATTGTGTACATGTTAAAAATGCACATAAACATGTTAACCCGAAAAtattaagtaaaaaaattacTCTACAAATTGAATGATTGTATTATTTACTTTGTTCTTTGATTCTTTGATTCTTActtattttgaagtaaaaaggaaaggaaaatagaataaaacctttttttttggacaCGAAAATAGAATAAAACTTAACTTAAGAATTATTCTGTTATGATGTGAAAATGGAATAATATATTAGAGTAATACagaataatataatatgtatatatgagAGTAATACACGTACATTCGACCAGGCAATGGTTAGTTGGTTACAGACCAGGCAAGTGACATGAGGACAACTCATTATTTCTTTGTCTGTGGATCTATTTCGATTCTTTGCTTACAACttgagaaaaatcaaatttgtaataatttgtttttgttttgcttttaatGTGTCAATCAAACCCAAAAGATTCGTCAAACTTTATGGCCGGAATTCTCGCTGCCTTTATTtccaattaataaaaatttattaaaaagcaTCAAATTATGTAGTGCCACTCATTTATATCGAACTAGTCaagtaaacaaacaaacaatctaaAATTACCCCCGACATGTAACTTTCCCCTGCAGTGTGGGACAAAAAAAACTGTAATATTGTACCAATCGCAATTTTGAAACATTAAATACGTTcacttattattataaataaatagagaAAACTGTAATTTTGTAGTGTGACAGTTTTTTGTAGTTAAAATTTTCTCACATTTGTaaactgtatatatatttaagaaacaGATAGTCCACAAATTATCGGGCTACGAAAGAAACGTTTTCGGATTCAAAAGCCCATTAATAAGCCCAGCACTTCAAAAATGACCTTTATCTTGGAAAGCGGTAAGCCCCacttaactttttaaaaaggaCCGAACACAAGATTCAACAATCCTTATCAACGCGCTTCTTATCCCACGTAATTTATCTCCTCACATATTCATAACTTAGAGTGTTATACACGCGCTGTTACGCACGTGCTCATCGTTTCAACTAGACTCACACTGGTCGTGTTTTCACTTTACTCGCTCATTTCCAGCTCTCTCTCACTCACCTCGTCGGCTCTGCCAAGAAAACAAAGTCTCAATCTCTCTCATCGCGGGATTCATGGGAGAAGGGAAAGGCTCTACTCTTGTTTTCGTCCTCGTCATCGCCCTCTGTTTAGTCGCCTTCGGCTTCTCCATCGCCGCCGAACGCCGCCGGAGCATTGTACATCGCTCTTCTCTCTCAGTATCTCACTTTGTTTATCTAAGCTAGGGTTTTTATCCTCTGGACGAACTCTACTTTGATTTCGAAGCTCGCTATAATTTGTAGTCTTCGAATAGAATGATGCTGATGAATGTAATTAGAGTTACTTGTTGCAATTAAGCTCATATCTCTtagattcatctggtttgagtTAACCGTTTGAGACTATGTTCATGAGACTGAAGCATAGATTGAGTTTAGTTTGTGTGACACATAATGTtttctcttttcatttttttattctatgtGACAGGGAAAAAGTATACAAGACCCAATAACAAATGCAACGTACTGCGTTTATAGCTCTGATGTAGCCACTGGTTATGGAGTTGGAGCTTTCCTTTTCCTCCTCTCTAGTGAATCATTGCTTATGGGTGTCACCAAATGTATGTGCTTTGGTAGACCTTTATCCCCAGGAAGTGACCGTGCTTGGTCTATTATATATTTCATCTCTTCTTGGTAAGAGTTcctgatgtttttttttcttgtccaTGTTTTGTTATCGAAGCTTTGAACATCAATGTATCAGTAGCTTTATTTCCAAATTTGACAATTTCAGGATGACGTTTCTGGTAGCTGAAGCTTGTTTAATTGCGGGAGCGACTAAGAACGCATACCACACAAAGTACTTGAGCGCACAAGCCTTCTCGTGTGAATCGTTACGCAAAGGAATTTTCATTGCAGGAGCAGTTTTTACGGTTGCAACTATGATCCTTAATGTCTACTACTACTTCCACTTTACCAAATCTGTCTCTTCTCCGCCTACTCACAAAGCTAACCGCTCCGGTTCAAATATCGGTATGGCTGGTGGCTATGCatagaagaacaaaaaaaaaagagaaattgatTAGTCATTTGTGGGATGTAAGAAAAGAGGTTGTTGCATTGTTACAATGGGTTACTCTTACATGttttgtttgttatatatatatataatctttatatataaagaacggTTTGCTCTCTCCTCCTTATGACACGTCAGACACCACCTAAATAACTCACTCTCTCTCGCGGCGACACGTGGCACATTAGGTTTTTGGGTTATCGTTCTTTGATTCTTCTTCACCCTCGCCGTTCCGCAAAACTCTGAAAACCCAAAGTTTTCTTTTTGCAACTCTTAACCTCCCCGAACGTAGATTCAACGTATTCTACTTAATTCTccattaatatgatttttatttaaccaatgataatataaacCTCTCTGTTTCCTTCCTTTGATCTATATATTGGAGAGATTGCGGGTgggatggatcttcacaatcactTTCGATTCATCTTTCATATCAAGCATACAAAGATCCTTTGATAAAGTCTTCCTCTGATGCTGTGAAGAGACAATGACTAACTTTATGCTTCAGGACGATTAAAAGCATCAGGAGGtacaaactttttaaaaacaatgaGATTCGGTTCTTTACTGTTTAATTTAATCTCATATTCCTTATTAATCTTTTGATGATTCCATCTGCAGGGAGCtcgatcttttttcttttcattgggTTTGTACCTTTTTGTTTTAGtatctttgtgtttttttttcctcagttatgtttgatatgtttactgattcGGATTTTGGTCTGATTCTATGCTTCGATAGATGAGCAAATAAATGAATCAGAACCATTGATTCGATCGAGTGGAGGGAGAGCGTCTGAAGCTTTGATGCATCATAGAGAAAAATCTTATGAGTCTTAGAGAGTTTCAAAAGTTTCAGGGGAACAGATTTAAGATGATAAAGGCTAGGATGATGATGAACAGTTAAGGCAAGCCAAACCTAGCCAAATTCTACGGTAATATTTCTTCGTTttgttgaaattttaatttcttacaCGGACTACTGTGACCTATTCTCAACTTATGATTTGCGGTTACAGCTAGAGAAGCAATACGAGCTCATAAGCAACGTGCTTTCAGGTATGATTTTTTGAGATTCCAGCCCACAAATCACCTTGGCTTCTTGATCCATACTCTAATCTTATATTCACAAATCATTTATGGATTGTTAGAGCctgtgattttgatttttccATTGTATCTTTTGAAACAGCTAATAAGCTTGTGGAGACTTTCAAGAGCAAAGTTAAGGCCTTAGTGGGTGCTTTTGAGTCTGTCATATCTCtccaagaaagaaatggagccaaCAGCTGCAAAGGCTGCCGTAGCCGAGTATGGAAACCGAGACGAAGCTGTGGTGAAAGGTTACATCAACGATTCAGCCGCTGATCAGACAAACGATTACCAGatcatgaaaataaagaaaagcaaAAGCGTTTGAACGGGGATGGTATGGCGTCAAGGAGCTGGAGTTTCAGCGATCCGGAATCCCGTAGGAAGAGAAGAGTAGCTGCCTATAAGGTTTTACTCAGTTAAACAGAAGATGCAGGGATCCATTAGAAAAAGCTTTAAATGGTTCAAAAACATTATAGGTGCTTCTTGAAATATTGTCACTTTTCTTTCTCAATACTAGGGACtgtcccgggctacgcccgggtttgtcttctatagttttaaaatttataacttgaATTTATAACTTAACATTTGTATTTGTAAATATACATTAGAATcaattataaattacaaaataatagaaaattttaaatttatttggaAATTACAAAATGATTAAAACTCACAATTTGTTGTGTATATTTTAAGACATTTTGAATAGAATGGTCAGAAAAATGGACTGGTAGTTATTAAACTTTAGTAATGTTcagaaatctattttatttcgattatttttatgttaaataattgataaatttacaaattatttaacCATTGTTATGGTTTTAGAATTATTGAGTTAGGTCTTCCGTCCTCAAAAGGAAGTACAAACCAACATATTAACGGACTTCTTACTTCGTTTATTTCAGTTGAGAAATTAAGTTCATTGATCTAACTAAGTTCACAGCTAGGCAAACTTGGTTTGATAtacatattgaaaatattttctaaGTGACCGAGAAAAAAATCTGTGGAAAATTTGTCAAATGGCGTTGATGAAATCTCAGCAGAAATAGGATAAATGAAATTAGTTAACATGGTTTCTGTTTAAAATAGCCCATGGTTTAAATCTGTTATTTTTATGTCAAACAGAACCATCTTATGATCCGGGATATGTTAAGTCAAATTATAACCAAACCTACAAAAAGTATTGTCGCTTTATCGCTATATTTGAAGTACAAACCCATAAGTTGTGCTGATAAGTAGTATGATGTTTGAGGTTGGGTTATGATCTTGGAggttgtttttgttgttgttgtggacgTTTTGTtgtggagttttttttttaaatatgcatGAATGTGTTTCCAAATAATGATCTTATAAAGATGCCTACATTAATTAATCTGAAATTGTAATAAACTATGAATTAGACTTTCgctagttttaattttttatattcaaaCGGAAGTAATATCTTCGAGagcaatagttttttttgtctgttttttttttgttttgtttaccaAATCCTAACATTTCTTTAAAAAGAGTGGAAGTAGGTTGTTATAACTGACATTTTATTGTAGGCTCCCGCATGATTTGAATGGCGTGAGActgaaaaatttaaactatgaaAATTCTAGTAGACGATGGTGATACACTTAAATTTGTTTAGTTGTAGAATATGCCTATCTAAGTATTTTGTAGCTTCGTTCGGTTCATTTTACCGCCTACAAAAAAGATGGACTAATGCATTAAGGTAAGAAGATTTTCAATATGCAGAAACCCGTCAACACAgccttttttatataaaatcaaaGTCTCTATCCTCCGTGTGGGAGGTAGTTTGCTGAAGATgcaagagacaacaaaagttcaaaatgGGGAAAACATAGGAATGcagaaattttaaaagacaTGAAAGGTAAATGGGTTGACAGTATGATCGACTTAAAACTATCATTCACGGGGGCATTTTGCGGCTGTTTTCTTTCTCTGCAATCAACGCCCATTTCTATCTTCACCCCTTCAACCGTGTTGCTGGCAGATGCTGTTAGTTGTCCATCTTCCCCGTCAACCACTGCAGTTGGGTTGCTGGTGCAACTCTGTGACACAGTTGTACAtgtgttttttaaaatctataagaagaatttttttttgaaaactcgTGTGTAACGCACCTCTGCGTGAGCGTGAATGCAAAAGGAGCTAGCATCACTGATTGCAGAGATGGTGAAGGTACGGTGGTTAGGGGTGAAACTGTACGGAGTCACATGAATTTGAAAAACATAGTCCTTCCCAGCTAGCTCTTCAAGGCATCTTGGTAGCTCTTGCCCTTCACCCCCACTTATATGTAGTAGATTTAATGTTTTAGAGCCATTCAGAGTGATCGTGACCACTGTTAACATAGGAAAAATGTAGCACAGTAGCAAAAATGTACCTCGTCGAGAGCCAGAGTGTCTGCTTCTTGCTCGGTGTGCTTACTCATATCCCTATCGAAGACCACAAAACGTGGCACAATCGTTGCCATCATCATCTGCTAGCTCAACACGGAACCTGTAAAAAGAGGCCGATAAATGTTAAAGCCTATCTAAGTAAGGGTATTCGCTTATATATAGATCAGGATGTAAACTTCGTACCTGATAATCCCGGTAATGTTCGTAGAAACACATCTGTTGCAGCGAAGGGAAGTGCCAGATTTGTCTAACTTCATGCTGCATCCGGTGTGACCAACCATTTTGTTGGAGTACCCCAACGACCAGAGCTTTACATAGGAAATCGGCTTCCTCTGTCTTAACGGATTCAAAAGAGTTACCATTTGCTCGTGCAATTTATAACTTGTTGCTACCAAACTCTGTAAAGGAGATGGGGATTACCAATCTCTGTGACATCCTTACAGCTTATTCCACCTCCAATGGAGATGAGGTCCCAGCGCAAGCTACTTCAATACTATCATTCAAGGATTTCTCACCCGAAGCTACTTGAATGCTATCACCTGAAGCATATTTAACAGTGTTGTATTCGGCAACAGTCTCACCATTTCTTTGTGCCCCAGACTCATTCTCAAAGCAATCCTTATATGTGTTTTAGGGTTCTtcttaaatatatgtttttgtttgtaaGCCCCTCTAAAAACCATGTACTTGCCAAAAAGAACAGCTTGTGGGTTTCTTTCTAAGTTCAGTTCCTAAGAAcgtaaaataaacaaacaatgaCTCAGAACTTACCCTATCAAGAACACAAAGCAGTTGGCTACAATTGCAGGAACTGTTAGTTCTACTTTGTTGTGCAAAAGGCCAGCCCTGAACCAGAGAGAAGGCAATCCAGTCACAGAG
This genomic interval from Brassica napus cultivar Da-Ae chromosome A6, Da-Ae, whole genome shotgun sequence contains the following:
- the LOC106399242 gene encoding uncharacterized protein LOC106399242; this translates as MGEGKGSTLVFVLVIALCLVAFGFSIAAERRRSIGKSIQDPITNATYCVYSSDVATGYGVGAFLFLLSSESLLMGVTKCMCFGRPLSPGSDRAWSIIYFISSWMTFLVAEACLIAGATKNAYHTKYLSAQAFSCESLRKGIFIAGAVFTVATMILNVYYYFHFTKSVSSPPTHKANRSGSNIGMAGGYA